Genomic segment of Bdellovibrio bacteriovorus:
GCGGAGATATTAATGAGTGGCAGACTTATTCCGGCGCTCTTAAAAAACTCAACACAGCTTTGCACCCGATCCCATCAGGACCTACTTTTCCCACTCGCGCCCCGTTTTTACGATTGGATCGAATGTGGTGTCGCCCCTCAAATCTTTTTCAAAGTTCTGAAGTTTTAAAAACGAAGGACTCAAAACTTTTTTCGGACCACTATCCGCTGATGGCAGAAATTCAAATTTACTAGCGCGCGAACGCGCTAGTAAGAACAAGTTTCAATCGTGCGGGGCCATTTCCGGCAGGAATCTCGAGTTTATTCATCAAGATTTTGAATCCTCGGGACATAACTTCTAAACGGATCTCTTCGGGAGGAGCGATTCTTTTTTGAGCCGTCCAGAATTTGCCTTCCATGGCCTTGACTCCCGGAATATCACACTCGGGAGTTTGTCTCCATAACACATAATTATTATCCAAGCGCACGGATTCAAAGCTGTCTTCCGGATCATAGTTTTCGGTCCAGACATCTGTAGTCAGAACAAACTTCCCACCCGGAGCCAACGAATTGCGCACAGAATTTAAAAACTGCATGCGCTCTTGACGATCGATGATGCTTGATAAGCAGTCGCGGTCATGGATAAGGTCAAACTTTTCACGAAGTTCTTCTAACTGAGTGACGCCATTAACACCGAATGCAATGTCCAGCTCTTGCGCCAACGCTAATTTTTGGACTACAGAGATTGAAGAGCGGTACACGTCATAAGCCGCCACACGAAATCCCATTTCCGCTAAAGCCATCGCGGCGACTCCGCGACCGGATGATAGATCCAAGGCTTTGCAGCCGAAAGCCTGCGGATAGAATTCATGCACCACTTTTTGTAAGTGAGCGACGGCGTCTCTTTCTGCCAAACCGCCTAACAACAGAATATTGTCTAAAGAAGTGCTTCCTGGAAGAACAGGAACTGCGTTTGTATTAATGTAACCTTGATATAGTGCTTTCATATTTGCCTCCAAGTCAGTTGATACCAGACTTAAAAGCACAGGCGGTGCCACCGGATTTCGCTCTATAAACGAATAGATTCGCTCTGAATCACCCTCTGCCGGGCGGCCGACAGCGCCTCATGCCGAGACATCGGTACCTGCCGAAGTTCCGACAGGCTAAAGCTCTTCAAGACATGAGACCAACTCCGCACACTTTAAAGCGCTCGACTTAAGGAAATCCTTGTATTGATGTGTCGATTGAGGTTTGAGAGTATCCGCCACCGTCTTGACGATGGCAAACGGAAGGCCCTGCTGTTGGCAGATATAAGCGATCGAGCACGCTTCCATATCGACCATCTTTGCAGAAGGGACCCGCGCTTTCAGCAGATTCTTGCGTTCTAGCGATCCCACGAACTCACTTCCTGACAACAAGTCCCCGCGAAAAACGCGGAAGGATTTCTGTTTCAGATGACTTTCGAATTTTCTATTTAGGTCCTCATTTGCAGGCATGAAAATACTTTTTCTATTTTCTGCAGAGACCGACAGGTGAAGCTCTCCGCACGCCATGATTTCAGTGCGGTCATCAAAAGTACAAAGGGCATCATGTTGAACGATTCTTTCAGCGATAACAATATCACTGACCGCGAGTTCAGCATCAATGCCTCCGCCAAGCCCCAACATCAAGACATCGTCATATGTCGAGTCTGCTAGAATTTGTGTCAGAGCAATAGCCGCACTTATAGGTCCGACACCGGTCTTCGCTAGAGTGATTGAATTTCGAGGAGTGGATTTTTCCCACAAAGTCACATCGGAGTGTTTGAGTTTGCGAGATATAAAACCTTGGAGGGCAGCGAGTTCTGAAAACTCACTCTCCATAGCTGCTAGTACGAGATGCTTTTTCATACGAAGTATTTTATCAAAGAATTGCGAACATTTATCGACGCAATGTCGCGCGTCATCACTGGGGTGTTAAGATCCAATCAAGCCGCCTTTAGCATGTATGTCAAAAGTCATTACATAAATGAAACAACTGAAAGGAACCCTTCCCTTCACAGGACTTCACTGGCAAACCTTTTCGACACGTAAGAAAATTGTCCTCAGGAGGACTGTAGCATGAGCGCGAAAAAAGTACTGATCATCGAGGACGCTAAAGACTTGCTTATGCTTTACAAACGTTATTTGCAAAGCCCTGATTGTGAAATTGCAACGGCAACTTCAGCTCACCAAGCTTTAGAATATCTGACCCAAAACAAACCGGATCTTATTGTGATGGACCTCACTTTTCCCGATATGTCGACAATGGATTTTTACGAAAAGATTGCTGCTATGCCAGAGATTGATTCGGTGAAAAAAATTCTTGTCAGCGGACGCGATGATTTGAATACGTGGATGGACGTGTTCAACGCGGAAGAGGGCCTGCGCAAGCCCGTTGAACGCGCGGCAATCACGAAAGCTGTTACTGATAGTTTACGCTAAAATCGCCTTCGGCGATCATGTCCGAAAATAGCCACATTTTTCCTAAAACATAGGATATAGTGGGCTTCATGAACAAGGACGATATCTTTTATCAAGCCATGCTAGCCCGAGACCCCCGCTTTGACGGGAAGTTTTTTATCGGCGTGAAAACCACGGGTATTTACTGCCGTCCGATTTGCCCGGCCAAACCCAAACGTGAAAATGTCGAATTTTTTTCTAATGGTTTGCAGGCTGAAAAAGCAGGCTATCGTCCTTGCTTGCGCTGCCGACCTGAAAGTGCACCGCACTCCCCAGCGTGGGTGGGAAAATCCGCGGTCGTGCAAAGAGCCGTCAAAGTATTAAATGCGAAAGAAAGCTTAAGTTTCAACGAAGATGACTTCGCCGCTCAGTTCGGAGTCACCGCGCGACACTTGCGGCGTCTGTTTATGGAAGAAATTGGTAAAACTCCAAAGCAGCTCTCTTTTGAAAATCGTTTGAACCTCGCACGCAAACTGATTGTAGAAACTTCTTTACCTATCACTGAAGTTGCATTTGCATCGGGATTTGAATCCATCCGTCGCTTTAACGATGCTTTTAAAGACCGCTTTAAAAAAGCCCCGCGCGATATTCGCCGTAACAAAGTCACACCTGGATCAGGATTAAAAATAAGTCTGTCTTACCGTCCTCCTTTTGATTTCCAGGGACTTTTGCAATCGTATCAAAATCACCGGGTGGGAAATTTAGAATGGTTTGACGAAAACACCATGTATCGAGTGGTGGCATTGAACGGACATGTGGGTGTGATTGCCATTTCAGATAATCCTGAAAAGTCCTGCCTTCATGTCGAAATTGATTTTCCCGACACGACTCAAATCCCGGCGATCATTTCTCGCGTCCGTCACCTTTTTGACTTGGATTCAGATCCGGTGATGATCGCTAATATTTTAGAGACAGATACGGGGATTAAAAAGATTCTGAAAACATCACCGGGAATTCGTCTTCCTTCAGGCTGGGACGCCTTTGAAATTGCCGTCGCGACAATTCTTGGACAGCTTGTCAGTGTGAAAATGGGCCGAGAGCTTGTGCATGATCTTATTGAGATTGCGGGCCAGGAAAGCCTTTACGAAAAAGATGGTAAAAGAATCAAACTCTTTCCTTCGGCTTTAGACATCGTTAATGCGGATCTAAGTCGCTTGCGAACCACCAAAGCTCGCAAGCAAACTTTGATGGAATTTTGTAAAGCCGTTCTAGAAAAGAAGATTTCGTTATCGCCCACCCAGGACGTTGACGTCTTTATGAAGGATGTGCAAAAACTCCGCGGGATCGGGCCTTGGACCGCGCAATATATGGCATTAAAAGCGCTAAGACATACCGACACCTTTCCTGCCAGTGATTTGATTTTGGCGCGTACGCTGCAAATTCACGACAAAAAGATTATTGACCAGATGAGTCCCTGGCGCGGTTATGTCGCAGCATTATTTTGGAAGAACTATTCGCAAGACTTAACGAAATCGAAGATCGCGAAAAAAAGGAATCCCTGATGAATTCGCAAAAGCAGTATTTAATGAAATCTTCTTTAGGCCCTTTGCATATCGTGGCCTCTGAACAAGGGCTTCAAGGTATTTTCTGGAAAAAGCAGAATATGCCTTTTGATAATTTAACCGATACAAAACATCCGGCCGTGCAATTTATTTTAAAAACTCAAAAACAAATCGAAGAATATCTCCAGGGCGAGCGTCAGGAATTTGATATTCCCCTGGACCTCATTGGAACCGACTTTCAAAAAAGAGTGTGGTCTCATCTTCAAAAAATCCCTTATGGCGAAACTTGTTCTTATAAAGAAATCGCGGTGGCCCTAGGTGATCCCAAAGCCTGTCGCGCCGTGGGGACCGCGAATGGAAGAAATCCGGTTTCAATCATTGTTCCCTGCCATCGCGTGATTGCTTCTGATGGCACCTTGGGAGGTTATGCGGGTGGTCTTCCGACGAAATCCTTTCTTCTTAACCTAGAACGAAAAAAGTAAGTCTGGTCCCCGTTCGTTGCATACAGTGCAATTAAACATCTTTAAGATCAGGTGGTCCCCTTTCATAATGGGCTCATGCTACAGACTGAAAACCTCAACAAAATCTGGCTGACTCTTTCAAGCAACTCTTCTTTAAAAAAGAAGGTGCACGGTGAACTGGAACGTCTTTTCCAAGAACCCACTTACCAAGGCTGGTGGAAGACAGAACCACGCACCCCTTTTGAATTAAGCCTTCCGGATCTTTTTCCGACGCTAAAGCATGTGGGTTTTATTGACGGCGCAAGGCTTCTGGTGAAGGTCAATCAGATCGGATTTCGCTTGTTCGTCACCGACGGAGCTTGGGTACAAAGTCCTATGCGTGTTTTCCCCGACCCTGATGAAGCACTGGTTCTTTTAAAGCACGTGGAAAAAAAGGGACTACACACTTGGGCTGATTGGGTGATTGATCCGGCCGCGGGCTGTGGTCACACACCTCTGGGTTTTCA
This window contains:
- a CDS encoding class I SAM-dependent methyltransferase, whose translation is MKALYQGYINTNAVPVLPGSTSLDNILLLGGLAERDAVAHLQKVVHEFYPQAFGCKALDLSSGRGVAAMALAEMGFRVAAYDVYRSSISVVQKLALAQELDIAFGVNGVTQLEELREKFDLIHDRDCLSSIIDRQERMQFLNSVRNSLAPGGKFVLTTDVWTENYDPEDSFESVRLDNNYVLWRQTPECDIPGVKAMEGKFWTAQKRIAPPEEIRLEVMSRGFKILMNKLEIPAGNGPARLKLVLTSAFAR
- the mtnN gene encoding 5'-methylthioadenosine/S-adenosylhomocysteine nucleosidase, giving the protein MKKHLVLAAMESEFSELAALQGFISRKLKHSDVTLWEKSTPRNSITLAKTGVGPISAAIALTQILADSTYDDVLMLGLGGGIDAELAVSDIVIAERIVQHDALCTFDDRTEIMACGELHLSVSAENRKSIFMPANEDLNRKFESHLKQKSFRVFRGDLLSGSEFVGSLERKNLLKARVPSAKMVDMEACSIAYICQQQGLPFAIVKTVADTLKPQSTHQYKDFLKSSALKCAELVSCLEEL
- a CDS encoding response regulator translates to MSAKKVLIIEDAKDLLMLYKRYLQSPDCEIATATSAHQALEYLTQNKPDLIVMDLTFPDMSTMDFYEKIAAMPEIDSVKKILVSGRDDLNTWMDVFNAEEGLRKPVERAAITKAVTDSLR
- a CDS encoding DNA-3-methyladenine glycosylase 2 family protein, producing MNKDDIFYQAMLARDPRFDGKFFIGVKTTGIYCRPICPAKPKRENVEFFSNGLQAEKAGYRPCLRCRPESAPHSPAWVGKSAVVQRAVKVLNAKESLSFNEDDFAAQFGVTARHLRRLFMEEIGKTPKQLSFENRLNLARKLIVETSLPITEVAFASGFESIRRFNDAFKDRFKKAPRDIRRNKVTPGSGLKISLSYRPPFDFQGLLQSYQNHRVGNLEWFDENTMYRVVALNGHVGVIAISDNPEKSCLHVEIDFPDTTQIPAIISRVRHLFDLDSDPVMIANILETDTGIKKILKTSPGIRLPSGWDAFEIAVATILGQLVSVKMGRELVHDLIEIAGQESLYEKDGKRIKLFPSALDIVNADLSRLRTTKARKQTLMEFCKAVLEKKISLSPTQDVDVFMKDVQKLRGIGPWTAQYMALKALRHTDTFPASDLILARTLQIHDKKIIDQMSPWRGYVAALFWKNYSQDLTKSKIAKKRNP
- a CDS encoding methylated-DNA--[protein]-cysteine S-methyltransferase, whose amino-acid sequence is MNSQKQYLMKSSLGPLHIVASEQGLQGIFWKKQNMPFDNLTDTKHPAVQFILKTQKQIEEYLQGERQEFDIPLDLIGTDFQKRVWSHLQKIPYGETCSYKEIAVALGDPKACRAVGTANGRNPVSIIVPCHRVIASDGTLGGYAGGLPTKSFLLNLERKK